One Ktedonobacteraceae bacterium genomic region harbors:
- a CDS encoding Uma2 family endonuclease encodes MSISYHDVEKLQALYPNHQIELKEGKLILMGPSDAISAIIGARFIAFLSPWVFRNNRGQVLDSSIGYRLPDGDLLSPAVSFVSRERLKQFPLPNCSPAGKYPLPVSGRPSSTNVFTK; translated from the coding sequence ATGTCAATCAGCTACCACGATGTCGAAAAGCTCCAGGCGCTTTACCCCAACCATCAAATCGAATTGAAAGAAGGTAAACTTATTCTTATGGGTCCATCGGATGCCATATCAGCTATAATCGGAGCTCGTTTCATAGCATTCTTAAGTCCCTGGGTATTTCGCAATAATCGGGGGCAGGTCCTGGATTCGAGTATCGGTTATCGTTTACCTGATGGTGATCTGCTGTCTCCTGCTGTCTCTTTTGTTTCACGAGAGCGGCTCAAACAATTTCCTCTCCCGAACTGTTCCCCGGCTGGGAAATACCCGTTACCAGTATCTGGCCGCCCGTCTTCGACTAATGTTTTTACCAAATAG
- a CDS encoding transposase — translation KLDERTVVVGDLSQRQMVMNEHRERNKYLNRAVFNDWGLYPFTQMLIYKCQLYGKDLHFLDERETSKTCSGCGHKQAMPLWKRTYCCTECGLVMDRDDNSAVNILMRFLARLGPHTGDPVRCAVVFPAIDNVNTFEHI, via the coding sequence ACAAGCTGGATGAAAGAACCGTGGTGGTGGGAGATCTCAGTCAACGGCAAATGGTGATGAACGAACATCGAGAGCGGAACAAGTACCTCAACCGAGCAGTGTTCAACGACTGGGGCTTGTATCCCTTCACACAAATGCTCATCTACAAATGCCAGTTGTACGGAAAAGACCTCCACTTTTTAGATGAACGCGAGACGTCGAAAACCTGTAGCGGCTGTGGGCACAAGCAAGCCATGCCGCTCTGGAAACGGACGTATTGTTGCACGGAATGCGGACTCGTCATGGATCGCGACGACAATAGCGCCGTCAACATCTTGATGAGGTTCCTTGCCCGGCTGGGGCCACACACGGGCGATCCCGTGCGGTGTGCGGTCGTTTTCCCCGCAATCGACAATGTAAATACGTTTGAACACATTTAG
- the rbsK gene encoding ribokinase, producing the protein MQEKSILVVGSLNMDQVVHVPHIPQLGETLLGAGSLRLIPGGKGANQAVAMAKLGAPVTMAGRVGSDPFGAQLISSLRANGVDAGLVVVDEQEMTGTAFIFLAPDGDNAIVVASGANMQVGQDQEQMRRISEALVPARALVLQLEIPLETVKTLIAAAHDRSVPVVLNLAPAQPLPWEILQQVDILIVNENEASLLSGQRVESREDAYIVATVLREHGISTVVITLGAQGALLAHDDGMGGTNIVYQDAPKVQVIDTTAAGDCFAGALAVALTEGQTPQDALRFAVYAGALKVTKFGAQTGLPGRAEVEALLRAS; encoded by the coding sequence ATGCAGGAGAAGAGTATCCTTGTTGTTGGTAGTCTGAACATGGACCAGGTTGTGCATGTGCCACATATTCCCCAGCTGGGGGAAACATTATTAGGGGCAGGTTCGCTACGGCTTATTCCCGGTGGCAAAGGAGCCAACCAGGCGGTAGCAATGGCGAAGCTGGGCGCGCCTGTGACCATGGCAGGGCGAGTAGGAAGCGATCCTTTTGGAGCGCAGCTTATTAGCTCATTGCGGGCAAATGGGGTCGATGCGGGACTGGTCGTTGTCGATGAACAAGAAATGACCGGCACGGCATTTATTTTTCTCGCACCCGATGGTGATAATGCTATTGTGGTGGCTTCCGGCGCCAACATGCAGGTCGGGCAGGATCAGGAGCAAATGAGGCGTATTTCTGAGGCGCTTGTGCCTGCCAGGGCGCTGGTGTTACAACTGGAGATTCCATTGGAGACCGTTAAGACATTGATCGCAGCAGCGCATGACCGGAGCGTACCGGTAGTGCTGAATCTGGCTCCTGCCCAGCCGCTGCCGTGGGAGATACTCCAACAGGTGGATATATTGATCGTCAATGAGAATGAAGCCAGCCTGCTCAGTGGTCAACGTGTAGAGAGCCGCGAAGATGCCTACATTGTGGCTACCGTCCTGCGCGAACATGGCATATCCACGGTCGTCATCACCCTGGGCGCGCAAGGCGCTTTACTTGCTCATGACGATGGTATGGGGGGCACAAACATCGTCTATCAAGACGCCCCAAAAGTGCAGGTCATCGATACCACTGCCGCGGGCGATTGCTTTGCCGGAGCACTGGCGGTGGCTTTGACGGAAGGCCAGACGCCCCAGGATGCCCTACGCTTCGCCGTCTATGCCGGAGCCTTGAAGGTGACGAAATTCGGCGCCCAGACGGGACTACCAGGTAGGGCAGAGGTGGAGGCGCTACTGCGAGCATCGTAG